One genomic segment of Hordeum vulgare subsp. vulgare chromosome 2H, MorexV3_pseudomolecules_assembly, whole genome shotgun sequence includes these proteins:
- the LOC123431111 gene encoding ribosomal biogenesis protein LAS1L-like, whose amino-acid sequence MDQHQVKEGGTMDQHKEERQQQEGEPTDQRREEEVAGKPDEPTDRRKEEEEEPEEGDNLNEPTGQRKEEDKEDKSGELTDQRKADAVAEELTDQRKVEVEEGEGEKETERSSGEESMSASSLSLFVHPCSLLLRYLFRAYAWCLGMADSFGGGTRSSAVPAASTNSSREEPGEAADIGTREISKTTTDRGFYMREVIMRVRAVRRPRPPGNPREGRGGGGGHHN is encoded by the exons ATGGATCAGCACCAGGTGAAGGAGGGAGGGACAATGGATCAGCACAAGGAGGAGCGGCAGCAGCAGGAGGGAGAGCCGACGGAtcagcgcagggaggaggaggtggcgggcaAGCCCGACGAGCCGACGGATcggcgcaaggaggaggaggaggagccggagGAGGGAGACAACCTCAACGAGCCAACGGGTCAGCGCAAGGAGGAAGACAAGGAGGACAAGTCTGGAGAGCTCACGGACCAGCGCAAGGCGGATGCGGTGGCTGAAGAGCTCACGGACCAGCgcaaggtggaggtggaggagggggagggggagaaggagacggagaggAGCTCCGGCGAAGAGTCCATGTCGGCCTCGTCGCTCTCGCTCTTCGTGCACCCGTGCTCGCTCCTGCTGCGGTACCTCTTCCGCGCCTACGCGTGGTGCCTGGGCATGGCCGACTCCTTCGGCGGCGGCACAAGGTCGAGCGCCGTCCCCGCTGCATCTACCAACTCATCCCGGGAAGAACCAGGCGAGGCGGCGGACATCGGGACCAGGGAGATCTCCAAGACCACCACTGACAGA GGGTTCTACATGCGGGAGGTGATCATGCGCGTGAGGGCGGTGAGGAGGCCGCGGCCGCCCGGCAACCCGAGggaagggcgcggcggcggcggaggacacCACAACTAG
- the LOC123431112 gene encoding phenolic glucoside malonyltransferase 2-like, with protein MSQVRIIDASYVHVPEAAVRPPGPIKLTAMEALWVIIPVLQHVLLYDYEAADDMPPFDAIVQSLRSSLAATLRSFAPLAGRLVHLEETGDVGVCCSASDGVRFVVAECDADIRRLAGDEEHDLPVLEGLVPEVDMSHLPVPVLAVQATRFEGGVAVGVTVHHGVVDGRALWTFVEAWATACRGETPATTPCFDRSLVKLPGGEELARSVLRKLAPNMPSVAIPSSLLEDRKRFTRRTFTLDAGDIQRLKQRIVHLSESHGAPLPRPPSTFTVVVALVWTCFARCKPFSSEDDAQLFFFADTRERLDPPVDAGYIGACLTGCLSKLPVPELRGDRALAAAAATVQDGINKVKEDPVAGWNFFELMTDVSMDRIMNISGSSGFRAYDVADFGWGKPRRTEPIRMNHDGQVALMRSRDGRGVQVSVALLQPGHMDAFKSSFFELLK; from the exons ATGTCGCAGGTGAGGATCATCGACGCGAGCTACGTCCATGTGCCGGAGGCCGCCGTCCGGCCGCCGGGGCCGATCAAGCTGACGGCGATGGAGGCGCTGTGGGTCATCATCCCGGTGCTGCAGCACGTGCTTCTCTACGACTACGAGGCCGCCGACGACATGCCGCCCTTCGACGCTATCGTCCAATCGCTCCGCTCCTCCCTCGCCGCGACTTTGCGCAGCTTCGCTCCGCTCGCCGGCAGGCTGGTCCACCTGGAGGAGACGGGGGACGTCGGCGTCTGCTGCTCCGCCTCCGACGGCGTCAGGTTCGTCGTCGCGGAGTGCGACGCGGACATCCGCCGCCTCGCCGGCGATGAGGAGCACGACCTGCCCGTGCTCGAGGGGCTCGTGCCGGAGGTGGACATGAGCCACCTGCCTGTCCCCGTGCTGGCCGTGCAGGCCACGCGCTTCGAGGGCGGCGTGGCCGTCGGGGTGACGGTGCACCACGGTGTCGTGGACGGGCGGGCGCTGTGGACGTTCGTCGAGGCGTGGGCGACGGCGTGCCGGGGCGAGACGCCGGCCACGACGCCGTGCTTCGACCGCTCCCTCGTGAAGCTGCCCGGCGGCGAAGAGCTGGCCAGGAGCGTGTTACGGAAATTGGCTCCAAATATGCCTTCG GTCGCGATACCGTCATCTCTGCTTGAAGACCGAAAGCGGTTCACCCGTCGAACATTCACCCTCGATGCCGGAGACATCCAACGCCTCAAGCAACGCATTGTCCATCTCAGCGAATCCCATGGCGCGCCCCTACCTCGCCCGCCGTCAACTTTCACAGTCGTCGTCGCGCTCGTCTGGACGTGCTTCGCCCGATGCAAGCCATTCTCCTCAGAGGACGACGCACAACTCTTCTTCTTCGCCGACACCCGCGAACGCCTCGACCCTCCCGTCGACGCGGGGTACATCGGTGCGTGCCTCACCGGGTGCCTATCAAAACTCCCCGTGCCAGAGCTTCGCGGCGACCGTGCCTTGGCAGCAGCGGCGGCGACGGTCCAGGACGGGATCAACAAGGTGAAGGAGGACCCTGTTGCTGGGTGGAACTTCTTCGAGCTAATGACCGATGTCTCTATGGACCGTATTATGAACATATCGGGGTCGTCGGGCTTTAGAGCATACGACGTCGCCGACTTCGGATGGGGCAAGCCGAGGCGAACGGAGCCGATCAGGATGAACCACGACGGGCAGGTGGCGCTGATGCGCAGCAGGGATGGCCGTGGCGTGCAGGTGTCGGTGGCACTGCTGCAACCGGGGCATATGGATGCATTCAAGTCTAGTTTTTTCGAGCTACTGAAGTGA